One Xyrauchen texanus isolate HMW12.3.18 chromosome 46, RBS_HiC_50CHRs, whole genome shotgun sequence DNA segment encodes these proteins:
- the LOC127638401 gene encoding transmembrane protein 178B-like — translation MRILTASGLFLAFCSIGLLIMAISTDYWYVTDARKHRDRCKKYASKRNDPGYIYISNLNLPLRMRPKGADVIQLEPAALLQESLKPEPVMESRCSRHYNSTKTGLWRRCHREGFDLENEDLIFKGLLQRCTPVKYYYSSASIPRNLPLNITKTIRQDEWHSLHLQRMTAGFIGMTVAIVLFGWIIGVLGCWKNNELMQYVAGLLFLMGGTCCIISLCTCVAGINFELSRYPRYLYGLPEDISHGYGWSMFSAWGGLGLTLLAGFLCTLAPSLQSPQITSTITVHKPLQENGIV, via the exons ATGAGGATATTAACGGCGTCCGGGCTGTTTCTGGCCTTCTGTTCCATCGGGCTCTTGATTATGGCCATCAGCACTGACTACTGGTATGTGACAGATGCGCGGAAACACAGGGACCGATGCAAGAAATACGCCAGTAAGAGAAACGACCCGGGATACATCTACATCTCAAATTTAAACCTCCCTCTCCGGATGCGACCGAAAGGAGCCGATGTGATACAGCTGGAGCCCGCAGCTCTTCTGCAGGAATCCCTCAAGCCCGAGCCCGTCATGGAGTCGCGCTGCAGCCGCCACTACAACTCAACCAAAACCGGACTGTGGAGGAGATGCCATCGAGAAGGCTTCGACCTGGAGAATGAAGATCTGATATTTAAAG GTTTGCTTCAGCGCTGTACACCAGTGAAGTATTACTACTCCTCGGCCAGTATCCCACGAAATCTGCCTTTGAACATCACCAAGACTATACGACAAGACGAGTGGCACTCTCTCC ATCTGCAGCGGATGACGGCAGGTTTTATAGGTATGACTGTTGCTATCGTTTTGTTTGGCTGGATCATCGGTGTGTTGGGCTGCTGGAAAAACAACGAGCTCATGCAGTATGTGGCTGGACTGCTCTTCCTTATGGGAG GTACCTGCTGTATCATATCTCTGTGCACATGTGTGGCTGGTATTAATTTTGAGCTGTCGCGGTACCCACGCTATCTGTACGGCCTGCCAGAGGACATCAGTCACGGCTACGGCTGGTCCATGTTCAGCGCGTGGGGTGGTCTGGGTCTGACGCTGCTGGCTGGGTTTCTGTGCACGCTAGCACCCTCTCTCCAAAGTCCTCAGATCACTTCCACCATCACAGTACACAAACCGCTACAAGAGAACGGCATAGTGTGA